The following are encoded together in the Pseudoalteromonas shioyasakiensis genome:
- a CDS encoding LrgB family protein, whose product MTVSLWWLCVPCIIALFLVLRFLNAKTQHATAKALSNPVCWAIILTAALLVALKLPYEPFAEHSKVLSWLLEPAIVALALPLYQQFIHVKKNLLLILISCSLGVINATLVASLICYFFAAPAQLSASLASLSVTTPITLLVTESLGGIPSLAAAMVIFIGVLGAIFGNLIFSLINIRNAQAKGVAIGTACHAIGTASLISDQPKAGAFASVAMALSALLSAIIVPILYPVIQHVLV is encoded by the coding sequence ATGACAGTTAGTTTATGGTGGCTCTGCGTTCCGTGCATTATTGCGCTTTTCTTAGTACTGCGTTTTTTAAACGCGAAAACCCAGCATGCCACTGCCAAAGCGCTTAGTAATCCTGTGTGCTGGGCAATTATATTAACTGCAGCCTTGTTAGTAGCACTAAAGCTTCCTTATGAGCCTTTTGCCGAGCACAGTAAAGTTTTAAGCTGGTTGCTTGAGCCTGCCATTGTGGCATTGGCTTTACCGCTTTATCAGCAATTTATCCATGTCAAAAAGAACCTGCTGCTAATCCTCATAAGTTGTAGCTTAGGGGTGATCAATGCCACCTTGGTAGCCTCGCTAATATGTTATTTTTTTGCAGCCCCTGCTCAGCTGAGCGCATCCCTAGCAAGTTTATCTGTAACAACACCCATCACCTTGTTAGTAACAGAGTCACTAGGCGGCATCCCTTCTTTAGCAGCAGCCATGGTGATTTTTATTGGCGTACTTGGGGCTATATTTGGTAATTTGATTTTCTCGCTTATCAATATCCGCAATGCCCAAGCAAAAGGTGTTGCCATTGGTACCGCTTGCCATGCCATTGGCACAGCATCACTGATTAGTGATCAGCCAAAAGCAGGTGCCTTTGCCTCTGTGGCGATGGCATTAAGTGCGCTTCTCAGCGCTATAATAGTGCCGATACTCTATCCTGTTATTCAGCATGTTCTGGTATAG
- a CDS encoding family 43 glycosylhydrolase: MILSKKALAALSLATTLILPNAYAIDNGVYTIKSKYSAKFVEVASAQTNDGANVSQWADTNHDTQRWLITNIGGSNYSVINLNSGKALEVFDFSTADGGNVVQYEYANLASQHWQINDEGSGYFSFINDHSGKALDLYAFDGNDGANISQWSYNGSDAQQWQLTKLANVESTPWDPSTTNGAADHWPLTGNLVTHDPTLGYENGTWWVFQTGPGIYGKYSSNGVDWNDAQPIFSNGLSWWSNYVPDHDGIDVWAPELKSYNGRSWLYYSISTFGSRVSAIGLTSASSVAAGDWRDDGLVINTTNSNNYNAIDPDLVVAKDGAPWLAFGSWNSGIKLTRINPMTMKPFGQIYSLASRSGGIEAPTIVYRQGYYYLFVSVGKCCDGTNSTYRIAYGRSSDIRGPYLDKNGTDMLASGGSILDAGNSQWVGPGRQDILNTDVIVRHAYDAGDNGTPKLLISTLNWDANGWPKY; encoded by the coding sequence ATGATACTTTCAAAAAAAGCCCTAGCTGCACTCAGCTTGGCAACAACACTCATACTGCCCAATGCTTATGCGATTGATAATGGCGTATACACCATTAAATCAAAGTACAGTGCTAAGTTTGTTGAAGTAGCCAGCGCGCAAACCAACGATGGTGCGAATGTTAGTCAATGGGCTGACACGAATCACGACACCCAGCGCTGGTTAATTACTAATATAGGTGGCAGCAACTATTCGGTTATTAACTTAAATAGTGGTAAAGCCCTAGAGGTGTTTGACTTCTCGACTGCCGATGGCGGCAATGTGGTGCAATATGAGTACGCTAATCTTGCCAGCCAACACTGGCAAATTAATGATGAAGGTAGCGGCTATTTCAGCTTCATTAACGATCACAGTGGTAAGGCACTCGACCTTTATGCTTTTGATGGCAACGATGGCGCTAATATTAGCCAGTGGAGCTACAACGGCAGCGATGCACAGCAGTGGCAGCTAACCAAGCTTGCTAATGTTGAATCAACCCCTTGGGATCCATCCACAACCAATGGCGCTGCAGATCACTGGCCACTTACTGGTAATTTAGTCACCCACGATCCAACCCTTGGCTATGAAAATGGCACTTGGTGGGTTTTTCAAACAGGCCCTGGTATTTACGGTAAATATTCAAGCAACGGTGTAGATTGGAATGATGCGCAGCCAATTTTCTCAAATGGTTTAAGCTGGTGGAGTAACTATGTACCAGATCATGATGGAATTGATGTCTGGGCGCCTGAATTAAAAAGCTACAATGGTCGTAGCTGGCTTTATTATTCGATTTCGACCTTTGGTTCACGTGTTAGCGCTATTGGCCTTACCTCAGCAAGTAGTGTGGCAGCCGGTGATTGGCGTGATGATGGTTTAGTAATTAACACGACCAATAGCAATAATTATAACGCCATTGACCCCGATCTCGTGGTAGCAAAAGATGGTGCACCTTGGCTTGCCTTTGGCTCATGGAATTCGGGTATTAAACTAACGCGTATTAACCCAATGACCATGAAACCATTTGGTCAAATCTACTCTTTAGCAAGTCGCTCTGGTGGCATCGAAGCACCTACCATAGTGTATCGCCAAGGCTATTACTATTTGTTTGTTTCAGTTGGCAAATGCTGTGATGGCACGAATAGTACTTACCGTATTGCGTATGGTCGCTCTAGTGACATCCGCGGTCCATACCTAGATAAAAATGGCACCGACATGCTAGCTAGCGGCGGGAGCATTCTAGATGCGGGTAATAGCCAATGGGTAGGTCCAGGTAGACAAGACATTTTAAATACCGATGTGATTGTTCGTCATGCTTATGATGCAGGTGATAATGGTACCCCTAAATTGCTCATCAGCACCCTGAATTGGGATGCTAATGGTTGGCCTAAATACTAG
- a CDS encoding mechanosensitive ion channel family protein, producing MIDSEIQQVEKYYNLIMEYLVTYSMQILGAILILFIGLWIAQKVSNMVAGLMQRHNIDITLTNFVSNVIKVLLIIMFLVIALGKIGISVTPFVAAIGAASLGAGLAMQGMLSNYGAGLAIIATRPFVVGDTIEVKGVSGQVKTIELGHTILINEEKVEITIPNKHIVGEILHNSFSYSLVKGEIDIAYDANADLAIELIEKVLDEHELVSDSPHAQVGIERFAESGVTLSYRFWVPTTKIIETKLAVNRNVFKAIQGADIEIPFPQRIVTLNQTNDKGA from the coding sequence ATGATTGACTCAGAAATTCAGCAAGTCGAAAAATACTACAATCTGATTATGGAATATTTGGTCACCTACAGTATGCAAATTTTAGGTGCCATCTTAATTCTATTTATTGGTTTATGGATTGCGCAAAAAGTATCGAATATGGTTGCTGGCCTCATGCAGCGTCACAATATCGATATCACCCTCACCAACTTTGTCAGTAATGTCATCAAAGTATTGCTGATCATTATGTTCTTGGTTATTGCCCTTGGCAAAATTGGCATTAGCGTGACCCCATTTGTCGCTGCCATTGGTGCTGCATCACTCGGTGCTGGTTTAGCAATGCAAGGCATGCTTTCAAACTACGGTGCGGGCCTTGCCATCATTGCAACAAGGCCATTTGTTGTTGGCGATACGATTGAAGTAAAAGGCGTGAGTGGGCAAGTTAAAACCATTGAGCTTGGTCACACAATTCTGATTAACGAAGAAAAAGTCGAAATCACCATTCCTAACAAACATATTGTTGGTGAAATTTTACATAACTCGTTTAGCTATTCATTAGTTAAAGGTGAAATAGACATCGCTTATGATGCCAATGCAGATCTCGCTATTGAGCTTATCGAAAAAGTGTTAGACGAGCATGAACTAGTTAGTGACTCTCCTCATGCACAAGTCGGTATTGAGCGTTTTGCTGAGAGCGGTGTTACCTTGAGCTATCGCTTTTGGGTGCCAACCACCAAAATTATTGAGACCAAATTAGCGGTGAACCGCAATGTATTTAAAGCAATTCAAGGGGCGGATATCGAAATTCCTTTCCCACAACGAATTGTTACCCTCAATCAAACTAATGATAAAGGCGCTTAA
- a CDS encoding MarR family winged helix-turn-helix transcriptional regulator, with translation MKEPASIGQCCIEDLDPVQDLGRLVSYLRSNLVTHLDNALEDKELTSAQYIVVVLLARGKVNTLAELCEHMMYDRGAMSRLLSRLEDKGLVAKKQSVEDRRSTLLCLTEKGQQLYPEILPTVNDIYRKALTGFSDDEQEQLANLLFRAIHNLKA, from the coding sequence ATGAAAGAACCTGCATCAATTGGCCAGTGCTGCATTGAAGATTTAGATCCAGTGCAAGACTTAGGTCGCTTAGTCTCTTACTTACGTTCAAACCTAGTGACTCATCTTGATAATGCTTTAGAGGATAAAGAGCTAACCTCGGCTCAGTACATTGTGGTTGTGCTACTTGCGCGTGGTAAAGTAAATACCTTGGCTGAGCTTTGTGAGCACATGATGTATGACCGCGGTGCCATGAGTCGGTTACTTTCTCGTTTAGAAGACAAGGGCTTAGTTGCAAAAAAGCAGTCAGTTGAAGATCGCCGTTCAACTCTTTTATGCCTCACAGAAAAAGGCCAACAGCTTTACCCAGAAATTTTACCCACTGTAAATGATATCTATCGCAAAGCACTTACAGGCTTCTCTGATGATGAGCAAGAGCAACTCGCAAACTTATTGTTTAGAGCAATTCATAATTTAAAAGCATAA
- a CDS encoding PepSY-associated TM helix domain-containing protein, which produces MFTMSKRLWFQLHGWFSLPVWVLFCFICVTGTVSVISHELTWLTNSEARANNPNDLPSLGVDQVINSVEKAYPTADVMSVLTYEPYLVNAVIFTDTDKPYAVAYVNQYTGEVQAVNDTISFIEFMRTLHGWLFFPWQEGYSVGYYLVSAMAFVLLGALVTGLVIYKNFWRAFSQPKLRFNQGKKTFLKDLHTLSGVWSIWFMAVMALTGLWYLVQAIMWHNEIDIEEHAPLVAVSTLPADKQTPPTDLKAALAITKEKYPDFKPSYVMLPEHNRGMFNIMGSGDTIFYDNYAYSTSINPWTGEIAASKSPETMSGLLTLSHIADPLHYGNIGGLWTKVIWFIFGLILSGMSITGFMMYAAKLVNNKPVKARQSAPVNNVQEAN; this is translated from the coding sequence ATTTTTACCATGAGTAAACGTCTTTGGTTCCAACTACATGGTTGGTTTTCGCTCCCAGTATGGGTGCTATTTTGCTTTATTTGCGTCACAGGTACTGTGTCGGTTATTAGCCATGAGCTTACTTGGCTGACCAACAGTGAAGCACGAGCAAACAACCCAAATGATTTACCATCACTTGGTGTTGATCAAGTTATTAATAGCGTTGAAAAAGCCTACCCGACTGCCGATGTAATGAGTGTACTTACTTATGAGCCTTACTTGGTTAATGCGGTTATTTTCACTGATACCGACAAACCTTATGCTGTAGCTTACGTCAATCAATACACCGGCGAAGTACAAGCGGTTAATGACACTATCTCATTCATTGAATTTATGCGTACCCTACACGGCTGGCTATTCTTCCCTTGGCAAGAAGGTTACAGCGTAGGTTACTACCTCGTCAGCGCCATGGCTTTTGTCCTTTTAGGTGCACTAGTAACAGGCTTAGTGATTTATAAAAACTTTTGGCGTGCATTTAGCCAGCCAAAACTACGTTTTAATCAAGGTAAAAAAACCTTTCTAAAAGATTTACATACCTTAAGTGGCGTTTGGTCAATTTGGTTTATGGCAGTAATGGCACTAACAGGCCTGTGGTATTTAGTGCAAGCCATCATGTGGCATAACGAAATAGACATAGAAGAGCACGCACCGCTCGTGGCGGTTTCAACTTTACCTGCGGATAAACAAACACCGCCAACCGATTTAAAAGCGGCACTGGCTATTACCAAAGAGAAATACCCAGATTTCAAACCTAGCTATGTGATGCTGCCAGAGCATAACCGCGGCATGTTTAATATCATGGGTAGTGGCGATACTATTTTCTACGATAACTACGCTTACTCAACCTCAATCAATCCTTGGACGGGTGAAATTGCAGCAAGCAAAAGCCCAGAAACCATGTCGGGATTACTCACCCTTTCACATATCGCCGATCCGCTGCATTACGGTAATATTGGCGGTCTGTGGACAAAGGTTATTTGGTTTATCTTTGGTTTAATTTTAAGTGGTATGTCGATCACTGGCTTTATGATGTACGCCGCGAAATTAGTAAATAACAAACCTGTAAAAGCGCGCCAATCAGCGCCAGTAAATAACGTTCAGGAGGCAAACTAA
- a CDS encoding RIO1 family regulatory kinase/ATPase domain-containing protein: MFESSLLAELHAQFPAHQFSPEGLSVVHTGRFANAIVYRYKDAKFDLIIKDFQHSPWWVRKTIAPLFINQEYKGLARLQDVDGVVDNFCRLSSIAIAYDFIEGTPLRQLALQQQHLPSEFFKEFERLVAKMHRRGVVHLDLRNLGNVICSKDGKPYIIDFQSAIRFARFPRWLQRFMRGADMSGVYKAWHKLAKDSLPQAKADYLHDFNHVRKRWIFKGYPIQRAYLWCSGAVTQILNSEFVRSILDRL, from the coding sequence ATGTTTGAATCATCTTTGCTTGCAGAGCTTCACGCTCAATTTCCAGCTCATCAATTTAGCCCAGAAGGTTTGTCGGTTGTTCACACAGGCCGCTTTGCCAATGCCATTGTTTATCGTTATAAAGACGCGAAATTTGATTTAATTATTAAAGATTTTCAGCACAGCCCATGGTGGGTGAGAAAAACAATCGCGCCGCTTTTTATCAATCAAGAGTACAAGGGGCTGGCACGCCTGCAAGACGTAGACGGAGTGGTTGATAACTTTTGCCGCTTGTCATCGATTGCTATTGCTTATGATTTTATTGAAGGCACGCCACTTCGCCAGCTTGCCTTGCAACAGCAGCATTTACCGAGTGAGTTCTTTAAAGAATTTGAGCGTTTGGTAGCAAAAATGCATCGCCGCGGCGTGGTGCACCTCGACTTACGTAATTTAGGTAATGTTATTTGTTCAAAAGATGGCAAGCCTTACATTATTGATTTTCAGTCCGCGATTCGCTTTGCACGCTTTCCGCGCTGGTTACAGCGTTTTATGCGTGGTGCCGATATGAGTGGGGTTTATAAAGCATGGCATAAGTTAGCCAAAGACTCGTTACCGCAAGCAAAGGCTGATTATTTGCACGACTTTAATCATGTGCGTAAGCGTTGGATTTTTAAAGGTTACCCGATTCAACGTGCCTATTTGTGGTGTAGTGGGGCAGTAACTCAGATTCTTAATTCTGAATTTGTTCGCAGTATATTAGATAGATTGTAA
- a CDS encoding dienelactone hydrolase family protein has product MTEQRHNHIPQEAFDWYDEYAHGLMDRRTFMKKLGGLVALGYSMAMLSSALLPNYALAEQVSFNDPDIKASYKTFDSFKGHGEGKGYLVEPANLTGKLPIVLVIHENRGLNPYIKDVARRLAKAGFIAFAPDALHPLGGYPGNDDEGRAMQRSMDKQKIQQDFIAAAEYIKRHPNSNGKLGAVGFCFGGYMVNYLAAVDSKLIDAGVPYYGTPAVKELRQNIKAPLLVHLAEFDKRVNATWPEYESDLKAHQVPYTMHMYEQANHGFHNDSTSRYDEKQAELSWQRTLAFFNEQLI; this is encoded by the coding sequence ATGACTGAGCAACGCCATAACCACATTCCCCAAGAAGCTTTCGATTGGTACGATGAATACGCCCATGGCTTGATGGACCGCCGTACCTTTATGAAAAAGCTGGGTGGCTTAGTCGCCCTTGGTTATTCAATGGCAATGCTAAGTAGCGCTTTACTGCCAAACTACGCATTAGCTGAGCAAGTATCCTTTAATGACCCTGATATTAAAGCCAGTTATAAAACCTTTGATTCGTTTAAAGGTCATGGCGAAGGTAAAGGCTATTTAGTCGAACCCGCTAATTTAACGGGCAAGCTCCCAATAGTATTAGTGATCCACGAAAACAGGGGCTTAAACCCTTATATTAAAGATGTTGCTCGCCGCCTTGCCAAAGCCGGTTTTATTGCCTTTGCGCCAGATGCATTACACCCTCTTGGTGGCTACCCTGGCAATGACGATGAAGGCCGCGCCATGCAACGCTCTATGGATAAACAAAAAATCCAACAAGACTTTATCGCCGCAGCAGAATACATAAAAAGACACCCAAATAGTAACGGCAAACTTGGTGCGGTAGGCTTTTGCTTTGGTGGATATATGGTTAACTACCTAGCAGCAGTTGATAGCAAACTGATTGATGCGGGCGTGCCTTATTACGGCACTCCGGCCGTTAAAGAACTCAGACAAAACATCAAAGCCCCACTACTTGTACACTTAGCCGAGTTTGATAAACGCGTTAATGCAACATGGCCAGAATACGAGAGCGACTTAAAAGCGCATCAAGTGCCTTACACTATGCACATGTATGAGCAAGCAAATCATGGTTTTCATAACGACTCTACATCTCGTTATGATGAAAAACAGGCGGAGCTTTCGTGGCAACGCACATTGGCCTTTTTCAATGAGCAATTGATTTAA
- the betA gene encoding choline dehydrogenase, translating to MSTQNYDYIIVGAGSAGCVLANRLSADPSNKVLLLETGGSDKSIFIKMPTALSIPMNTDKYAWQFHTEPEPYLDNRQMHCPRGKVLGGSSSINGMVYVRGHAKDFDEWQQHGANGWDYQACLPYFKRAESFYLGGNSYRGDNGPLGVNNGNEMANPLYKAFIKAGQQAGYAQTDDYNAAQQEGFGPMHMTVKDGVRSSASREYLDPVKSRKNLTLVTGALAEKVLLEGKKAVGVEYSVSGSKQQAFAAKDVILSAGPIGSPHILQLSGIGDKDILSEAGVEVKHHLPGVGQNLQDHLEFYFQYKCKQPITLNGKLGLVSKGLIGARWLLNRSGLGATNHFESCAFIRSKPGVEWPDIQYHFLPAAIRYDGKSAFDGHGFQVHVGHNKPKSRGAVTIKSADPQVAPKIQFNYLQHQDDIEGFRACVRLTREIIEQSAFDEYRDGEIQPGKDVQSDEEIDAFVRQAVESAYHPSCSCKMGEDEMAVVNSQTQVHGIEGLRVVDSSIFPTVPNGNLNAPTIMVAEKAADHILGKPVLSASTADVAMEKQWQSTQRSSEI from the coding sequence ATGAGTACACAGAACTATGATTACATCATAGTCGGTGCTGGCTCAGCAGGCTGCGTGTTGGCAAACCGACTATCAGCAGACCCTTCTAATAAGGTGTTATTACTTGAAACGGGCGGTAGTGATAAAAGCATTTTTATAAAGATGCCTACCGCGCTATCAATCCCAATGAATACTGACAAATATGCATGGCAATTTCATACCGAGCCAGAGCCATATTTAGATAACCGTCAAATGCACTGCCCACGAGGTAAGGTGTTAGGTGGCTCATCATCGATTAACGGCATGGTCTATGTACGTGGTCATGCCAAAGATTTTGATGAATGGCAGCAACACGGCGCTAATGGTTGGGATTACCAAGCATGTTTACCGTACTTTAAGCGTGCGGAATCATTCTACTTAGGTGGTAACAGTTACCGTGGCGATAACGGCCCATTAGGGGTTAATAACGGTAATGAAATGGCTAATCCGCTTTATAAAGCCTTTATCAAAGCGGGCCAACAAGCAGGTTATGCGCAAACTGATGACTACAATGCAGCCCAGCAAGAAGGTTTTGGGCCAATGCATATGACAGTTAAAGATGGCGTAAGAAGCTCTGCTAGCCGTGAGTATTTAGACCCAGTTAAGTCACGTAAAAACTTAACGCTAGTCACCGGTGCTTTAGCTGAAAAAGTTTTGCTAGAAGGCAAAAAAGCCGTGGGCGTTGAGTATTCAGTATCTGGCTCTAAGCAGCAAGCATTTGCAGCAAAAGACGTTATTTTAAGTGCGGGCCCAATTGGTTCACCGCATATTCTGCAATTATCGGGTATTGGTGATAAAGACATCCTGAGCGAAGCGGGTGTTGAGGTTAAACACCACTTACCAGGTGTTGGCCAAAACTTACAAGACCACTTGGAGTTTTACTTCCAATATAAGTGTAAGCAACCAATTACTTTAAACGGCAAATTAGGCCTTGTTTCAAAAGGGCTAATTGGTGCTCGTTGGTTATTAAATCGCTCAGGTTTAGGGGCGACTAACCATTTTGAATCATGTGCATTTATTCGCTCAAAACCGGGTGTTGAATGGCCAGATATTCAGTATCACTTTTTACCAGCAGCCATTCGTTATGACGGTAAGAGTGCCTTTGATGGTCATGGTTTCCAAGTTCATGTTGGGCATAACAAACCAAAAAGCCGTGGTGCAGTAACGATTAAGTCAGCGGATCCTCAGGTTGCGCCTAAGATCCAATTTAACTACTTACAGCATCAAGATGACATTGAAGGCTTTAGAGCTTGCGTACGTCTAACTCGCGAGATTATTGAGCAAAGTGCGTTTGATGAGTATCGCGATGGTGAAATTCAACCCGGTAAAGATGTTCAAAGCGATGAAGAAATCGATGCTTTTGTTCGTCAAGCGGTTGAGAGTGCTTACCATCCGTCATGTTCGTGCAAGATGGGTGAGGACGAGATGGCCGTGGTTAACTCGCAAACTCAAGTACACGGTATCGAAGGTTTACGGGTTGTGGATTCATCTATCTTCCCAACCGTTCCAAACGGTAATTTAAATGCGCCAACCATTATGGTGGCAGAAAAAGCGGCGGACCACATTTTAGGTAAGCCTGTGTTATCGGCATCAACTGCAGATGTTGCTATGGAAAAACAATGGCAATCAACGCAGCGTAGTTCGGAGATCTAA
- a CDS encoding BCCT family transporter gives MTFWLSAGIIFTLLAIAVILFKWGTVRCVGVTPVRTFTFIAILFTSGLDVGLIMFPLTEFAGYADIKASPEYAFANPLAIEFGYWGFLIWGFYFLTCFYFCVIEPKVKFFEIAWVKLINNIVIIGTCAFTAFLLLSNLPWYLPSLGDGESIIPTFYLMVFAAICFAVYSSTDIKYVRFLSISTTWLFIALIAFMWFGAFVGSDAQTSAFVDNLALIGGYFGNINEFILPLNDYHAFYLFWWFAWSIMIGQFTSRFVGGLKTYQVLAAMLIFPSIPIAIWFSVLYQYHEAGIATAGLKNIAMVFVGVVFVINSLDSLIRLYTDNLNLTVRRLGKFNYIALNVVALSLLTLLFKFDFLQIQWVGALVIALFFGCAAFIGYSKLKTVKNIEGSPKDNKLDYTKIETVS, from the coding sequence ATGACCTTTTGGCTTAGTGCTGGCATCATTTTTACCCTGTTAGCAATTGCGGTTATTTTATTTAAATGGGGTACGGTTAGGTGTGTTGGCGTCACACCGGTTAGAACGTTTACGTTCATTGCAATTTTATTTACATCGGGCCTAGACGTTGGCTTGATTATGTTTCCACTGACAGAGTTTGCAGGTTATGCAGACATAAAAGCAAGCCCAGAGTATGCGTTTGCCAATCCTCTAGCCATTGAATTTGGTTATTGGGGCTTCTTGATCTGGGGATTTTATTTCCTTACGTGCTTTTATTTCTGTGTAATAGAACCCAAAGTAAAGTTCTTTGAAATTGCTTGGGTAAAACTAATTAATAACATCGTTATTATTGGTACGTGCGCATTTACTGCATTTTTACTGCTGTCGAATTTACCTTGGTATTTGCCGTCGCTTGGTGATGGTGAGTCAATTATTCCGACATTCTACTTAATGGTGTTTGCAGCGATTTGTTTTGCTGTTTATTCGAGCACAGACATTAAGTATGTACGCTTTTTAAGTATTTCTACTACTTGGTTGTTTATCGCTTTAATCGCATTTATGTGGTTCGGTGCCTTTGTTGGTTCTGATGCACAAACATCAGCATTTGTTGATAACCTTGCGTTGATCGGCGGTTACTTTGGCAATATCAATGAATTTATATTACCGCTGAATGATTACCATGCCTTCTACCTGTTTTGGTGGTTTGCTTGGAGCATCATGATTGGTCAATTTACCTCACGTTTTGTGGGTGGTTTAAAAACTTACCAAGTTCTGGCGGCTATGTTGATTTTCCCGTCTATTCCAATCGCTATCTGGTTTAGTGTTTTGTATCAATATCATGAAGCGGGTATTGCAACAGCAGGCCTGAAAAACATCGCTATGGTGTTTGTTGGTGTGGTGTTTGTGATCAACTCACTTGATTCTTTGATCCGTTTATACACAGATAACCTAAACTTAACGGTGAGGCGTTTAGGTAAATTTAATTATATTGCCTTGAATGTGGTGGCGCTTTCATTATTAACCCTGCTGTTTAAGTTCGACTTTTTACAGATCCAATGGGTTGGTGCGCTCGTTATTGCGTTATTTTTCGGCTGTGCTGCGTTTATTGGCTACAGCAAGTTAAAAACAGTGAAAAATATCGAAGGTTCACCAAAAGACAATAAATTAGATTACACAAAAATAGAAACAGTTAGCTAA
- a CDS encoding TorF family putative porin, with amino-acid sequence MTTRQTVLAAALPLALLSTSAMADLSTTVTLASDYTFNGVSQTMNDPAIQGSLDYAFADSGMYVGTWASNVDFGDGTDIEWDAYFGNYAELTDTLSVDYGIAYYSYHGEDYSSDGNYFETYAKFGYTNSLGFTELNFWYAWDYFGTDAGHVISMVAHTFEIAPNHAIRASFDISNSLDGNKFAWDGNDKSYNHYRLAYQTSFAGFDFELAGENTSLDWDTADERIVASISRSFDL; translated from the coding sequence ATGACAACAAGACAAACAGTATTAGCAGCAGCGTTGCCATTGGCATTACTATCGACATCAGCCATGGCTGACTTATCGACTACGGTTACATTGGCATCAGATTACACCTTCAATGGTGTAAGCCAAACTATGAATGACCCAGCGATTCAGGGCAGCTTAGATTATGCCTTTGCAGATTCAGGTATGTATGTAGGTACCTGGGCTTCAAATGTAGATTTTGGCGATGGCACAGACATCGAGTGGGATGCGTATTTTGGTAACTATGCTGAGCTAACTGACACCCTTAGTGTTGATTATGGTATTGCTTACTACTCATACCATGGTGAAGATTACTCAAGCGATGGTAATTATTTTGAGACTTATGCAAAGTTTGGCTATACCAATAGCCTAGGTTTCACAGAACTTAACTTCTGGTACGCTTGGGATTACTTTGGTACCGATGCAGGGCATGTGATTTCTATGGTTGCCCATACCTTTGAAATTGCGCCAAATCATGCAATTCGTGCCAGCTTTGATATTTCTAACTCACTCGATGGTAATAAGTTTGCTTGGGATGGTAATGATAAGTCGTACAACCATTATCGTTTAGCCTATCAAACAAGCTTTGCAGGTTTTGATTTTGAGCTTGCTGGCGAAAATACCAGCCTTGACTGGGATACCGCAGATGAGCGAATTGTCGCGTCTATTTCACGTAGCTTTGATTTATAA